TACCTCGTTGAGTTTACACAAGTGTTGCCTTTGCGAGCTGAAGTCCTTTCTCACGCCCATAAAACTTCTCTACAATTGCGAGTGCAAACTCCAAAGAGGTTCCTGGACCCCTGCTCGTTATGAGATTTCCATCAACTAAGACTCTATGCTCGATGTGACTCTGGTCCGAGAGTTTGTTGCACATTGCTGGAAACGCTGTCGCCTTCTTGCCCTATACAAACATCCATAAAATTGAAATAAGATAATGATCCTATGCATCTGAGTCTCTACTATTAGCTAACAATGTGTGTGCTATTGTGGTGTCTCTCTCGCTTTGCTTGTACCTTGAGTAAACCATGTGGCTCGAATACCAGAGCAGGAGAGGCACAAATTGCTCCATATGGTTTGTTTGATTCCGCTTGCTTCTTTAACATATTCACTAGCTTCTCCGAACTTGCAAATGCTTCAGCACCACCGAGACCACCCTGTGAATTAAAAGAAGTTCATCATGTTGCTTGACATTATATTCTTTCGGTCTTTGAAGAAGTTAGCACTCACAGGCAACACAATCAGATCGTATGAATTCTTTTCAGCCTCATCGAGAAGCACATCTGCAACAAGCTTGACTTTACGAGATGCTACCACTTCCAAGCTGTTACCAAGCGCAGCAACGACGACATTTGCTTTTGCCCGCCTCAGGAAATCAATGATAGCAACAGCTTCCATTTCCTCCGAGCCATCTGCAATGGGTACAAGAATCTGAAAAGGAAAACCAATGAGTCTCAGTACGTTCATCAGAAAAGAATGTTGAATAAAACAGATACATGCGTTCATCAAAAAAGGTGTGAGCAGTTTTGCCCGTCAATTTTTTTCGTTTTGATACTCATCATATAGAAAACTGAAGTAGCATAATCGAATTAACCATCAAACTAGACCTCTTTTGTAAATGGTAAGGGTGACAACCAAGTGACTATCGGCTATTGAAAGTTACCTGTGGGGTGCTGTCAAACGACCAGTTCATTTGGTTAAGCTCGGCAATGGTGTACTCATCACCAGGGTTGGGACGCATCACCTGATGTCAAAACAGAAAGAAGAGGGTGTAAGAGGATACCACAAAACAACTACTATACTACCAAAGAATAGTTTTTTTTCCTTGTGGAAATAAGTTTCTGTATCCTATCGCTTTCAGTTGCATGTAATCTCTCAAGAACAGTCAATGGTCATAGGGCAGAAGAACTAATGCTGGAAAGTTCAGACTCTTACAGACCTCAGAGTCAAGTTGCAGCTCTAACATTAGCCGAATTGTATTACAAGTACATCAAATTATACACAGCTACTTAAACTACCCCTCTTTAGATTAATCTTACCAACAACAAAAATGGTCGCTAAGATCTGCCATTTCCCAATATGTGGAGTTCAAGTGAGGCTTGATAGAACAAGGGACATACCAAGGGTGCAGAGACCTCAGCAGCTTTCTCTTTCCCCAACAGCTGCTCTACAAGCGTGACAGAGAATTCCATGGTGGTTCCAGGACCTCTACTGGTAACTATCCTCCCATCTACTTCCACTCTTGACTCAACAGCTTTTCCACAGGTTACTCCTAACTTCTCCATAAAAACCGGGTAACATGTCGCCTACAAGTGACACACATGTGATTCAGACACCAAATACAAACTCCAAACAAAAAAATAAAAGCTCTTGGATACTAATCACTGCATACATACCTTTTTACCCTCTAGTAAACCCCAAGTACCAAGCGCCAACGCAGGAGAACAACAGATAGCAGCGTTAAGTCGTCCATCAGTGTCTTGTTTCTTTACCATATTCTCTAAAGGTTTACAGTTCTTAAGAGTCTCTCCCCCAGGAAGCCCTCCCTTCACCAACCACATCATAAGAAAGAAAATTACTTATCAAATTCTAAATCACATCATAATCAAAATATGAAACTGATAAAAGCAATCATTCACATATACTAAAAGCATTCATATAAACCAGATTCAATGCATATAAACAGATTCGCTATTCAATCCAATCCCTAATTGTTCAGTTATGTGCTCAGAGACGTACGGGGAGCATAATAAGGTCGAAAACGGAGTCGTTAACATCAGAGAGAAGCGCATCGGCGACAATCTTGATTCCATGGCACGCACCAACGCCGACCTGATTCTCGACGGACGCCACCGTCACATCCGCCCCGCCTCGCCGCAGCACATCGATCATCACCACCGCTTCAAACGGCTCCGTACCATGCGCAACGGGAATCAAAACCTAAAACGGACGAACGAAACAGTAATCAGTTACGGGATCGATAAGCATTTGAAAAAGTCGATAACAGATCTTCTTACTCGCTTAGCAGGTGAAGCCATAGTCGCGGAGACAGAGAAGGATCGAGAAGTTCGTCTCGAAGTTGAGCGATGGAGTCTAGTGCTGGAGAATCGAGTGGCAGTGATTGGGTTTATACAGTGAAACGCCATTGACGACTTTTTTTTTTTTCCTCTAAAGGAGTTTGATGAAAGAGAAGCAGCGAAACGAGCATTATCGTGACGTGTTTAATGATCATTGGTGCGATGTGACAATGAGGCCGTTGTTGTTTACACGTCATCGTACTGATAGGAAAAAAAAAATTGTTACGGAGAAATCGTTGGCTAAGGAGCGAACAAGGAGGCCGTTGGTACGATGTGACAACGAGGCCGTACGATGTTTACAAAAAAAATTTTAATTAATAAGTGTAAATCAAGTTTTGGTGAATATTTATGTGTATGGATCGAGAGGCTGAACGTCCTGATATGTACTTGCAAGAGTTGCCGATAAGGCTTATCACAATATACACTATCACAACACTCCTCTAGTGGGAGCATGCGGATTATAAATGCCCAACTTGGACATAAAATTTGTAAACTGAAACTTCCCCAACGCCTTCGTTAAAACATCTGCAAACTGTTCCTTAGTCCCAATATAAGCCGCCGTGATTAGTCATGCCTTGAGTGCAGCTCGAACCCGATGGCAATTGATCTCTACATGCTTAGTCCATTTGTGGAACACATGATTAGAGGCAATATACAAGGCTGACTTACTGTCACCAAAATAACCGAGCTAGAGTTCTTGGCCGGAAACTCAAGTCAGTTAGTAGCTGTCTTAACCATCTAATCTCTCGTGTGGCAATAGACATCGCTCGATACTCTGCTTCAGCTGAGGAGTGAGACACCACATTCTGCTTCTTAGTCTTCCAAAACACGGGTGATCCTCCTATCATTGCTACGTACGCAGTTAAAGAACGCCTTGTAAGTGGACAAGCCGCCCAATCAGCATCACAGTAAATGGACAGTTGCAAATCGTTCTTGGACATGAGCAAGATACCATGTCCAGCAGTACCCTTGAACGAAACAACAATCGGTTATAGGATCGATAAGTATTTGAATATATATATTGAATAAAGAATTTTGGGAGAAAATGTAAGTTCTATATATATTGATTTTTAATTTCGTGAAGTACATGTATTGATTATTGTCTAATTTTGGGCAT
The DNA window shown above is from Brassica oleracea var. oleracea cultivar TO1000 chromosome C3, BOL, whole genome shotgun sequence and carries:
- the LOC106335158 gene encoding protein DJ-1 homolog B, whose amino-acid sequence is MAFHCINPITATRFSSTRLHRSTSRRTSRSFSVSATMASPAKRVLIPVAHGTEPFEAVVMIDVLRRGGADVTVASVENQVGVGACHGIKIVADALLSDVNDSVFDLIMLPGGLPGGETLKNCKPLENMVKKQDTDGRLNAAICCSPALALGTWGLLEGKKATCYPVFMEKLGVTCGKAVESRVEVDGRIVTSRGPGTTMEFSVTLVEQLLGKEKAAEVSAPLVMRPNPGDEYTIAELNQMNWSFDSTPQILVPIADGSEEMEAVAIIDFLRRAKANVVVAALGNSLEVVASRKVKLVADVLLDEAEKNSYDLIVLPGGLGGAEAFASSEKLVNMLKKQAESNKPYGAICASPALVFEPHGLLKGKKATAFPAMCNKLSDQSHIEHRVLVDGNLITSRGPGTSLEFALAIVEKFYGREKGLQLAKATLV